TCCGGTACGTAGGCAAGCTGATAACTATTCGCGGAACAATTACACGCATAAGCCAGCAATATGTTAATGCTACGTGGAGGACCTACAAATGCAAAAATTGTACCGATACAATAGTTCTGTCGCAGTTCGCCAAATTGTGGATATGTTCGAACTGTCATATGGGAGGTGGAATAGAATTTATCAGCACGTCTGTTTGGAATCGAAGTGAAACCCAGCGAAACATTACCGTTCACAGAATGCCACCATCCTCCGGTACCAGTAAGGCGCTTGATGTTGTAGTTCCTGATGGAATTGTGAATAACTTAGTGCCCGGAGCTGATGTGACTATAACAGGCATTTTAAAGATGGTTTCGGCAACAAAAACTGCCGGGAACATATACTTGCAAACGGTTTGCATGTGCATCAACAGTAGTAATCCATGCGATCGTGCTGTTGAAAAGACGTTCAACGCAAACGACCTTCAAGTCATCAGAGAAATTCAATCTGAATCATTTCCATTTAAGCTACTGGTACAATCCATCTGTCCAAATGTGAAAGGAATGGAGACTGTTAAAGCTGGTTTGCTTCTAGCTTTATTTAGCACAAGCTGCGACACACATGTACTACTAGCTGGTACAGAGAGCAATATTTCACGACAGCTACTGGAGCGTTCCGTATCTGTTTCACCAAAAGCAGTACTGATAAACGATTCAAGTCAGATACATGATTTAACTTTGAAGCGTACTCAAGACGGTCTTGTATATGTGGTGGCGGGGCCTTTAGTTTTGACAAACTTTGGTCTCTGTGGTATACCACGAATCGATAAACTAGATAACCTACGTGCATTGGACAAAATGCTAAGCGATGGTGTTAACGATACAACGCATGACACTGCAAAAAATAATCTGGAAGTTCGGTTTCGAACCACTTTACTAGCTACAGCATTTCCCGATCAAGGAAAGTTTGAAGTTAGTAAACCTTTCATGGACCAGTTCCCCATTCCAAGAACGTTTATGGAAAGGTTTGCGCTGGTATTTCAAACAGAAGACACGCTCGATCCTGAAGATGAGCTTGTTTGCTTCAACGGTGTGCGCCTGCATCCCGAAAAACCTTCAACTGCTAAATGTAGTGTGGAAATACCTTTGGTGAGGCAACTTAAGCTGAAATCTGGTGATCATTTCGATCCATTGCCTATTGAGCTGATGCGGAAGTATATAGGTATTAAGGCTGGTAACATGTTACTCTTTGCAGCTTTAATCTGAAGAtcttttttatcattccaGATTATGCCCGTCACCATTGCAAGCCGGAATTCACTGAAGAATCAACAAAACTGTTGGAGAGCTTCTTCTCACAGATGTTTTCCATGCCCCAGTGGTTAAATATATCAAACGGAATGAAAGTTGCCCAAATCCAGAACATGGTTCGAGCAAGGGCCAGGATAGATCTTTCTGCCGTAATTACCACTAAGCATGTGATGGATACTATTAGGATTGTAAGTCGTAGCTGGTACGACAAGTACGATACGGACGACCGCGATCCGTTGGTGAATTTACCTTCAGTACGGAAACCAACGAAACCGGCCACAATTCGTCAATTTCTGGACGTTTTGCGAAGTCACTCTGCCGAGTCAAAAACCAAGTTTTTCACCCTCAAGGATCTTCGCATGTTGTTCAATGAAGTCGGTGTGCCAGGGGTGGCAGACGAAATCGTAGAAAGGCTCAACATGCAAGGCTATTTACTAAAGAAAAGTGCAGGTCGCTACGAATTGCTTGTTTGATAAGCTTTGCTGCATTTGTTGGAAATGGTAACAGTTGttgcatttaaaaatgttaccTTAAATCGGTTAATTTTTCGataaaaactaataaattttatgaacTTTTGATTTCGAATtgggcaaaagatttttgtagtccccgcctatagggtttgaagctaccctggacatatttgttgcactatgggCTTGAGTTGGTTATGGAtaggtaaaaaataaaattttaagaggtatgttttaatttttgtttccgtggctgtaatagtttaaaaaaatggtggttacgaaaattatgacaaaataaggaaatattaaagaaaacataaaaactaaCAGCGATTAACTTCtaatatatttatgatttcagGATGGTTATTATATAGATAACAAcacaacaatttttaaaatatttaactaaatatcttcaatgaaaaaaactttgttgaaatatatatttatttaactttgctaaatttattagGAATATTCCCTTGCATAAATTTTTACTACACCTTTAgacaaattataataaaaatgtcatGTTTCACGGGAGCAAAATCTTTAAGCAGTAATGCTTTTGATTAATAATAAgatacatgttttatttttttttcttaacttacACCTTATTTCTCTTAAATCACCGTTTAAAACCGCGACTGCATcgagaaccaaaaaataaaaacactttcatttttattttgttttccctcacGACTACGTTCAGCCCATAGTGGcatgtcaaatttttgtccagggtagcttcaaaccctataggggggACTCTTTTACCCAAAAATCTTTGACCTCGAATTGCTACGTTTATATTCCTATGTCAATTACGCAAATGTCAAACGCGGGTCAGCTTGACAGTTCGTCGTGAcagctgtttgttgttgatttcatttgaaaCCGTTTGCGCGCACGGCGATGGCAGAAAATCCATCCGCCAGTAGTTCGACCCAAGGCAGAACGAACGATCCAGGACCATCTAATCGCCGTGGCGGTTCATCCCGCGGAGGTCGTAGTGGTTGGCGTGGTAAATGGCGAGGTGGTTACCGAGGATACCGTCACCAGTCCAATGTTCCCAGAGAAAGGCCGGTAGGTTTTGCACTGCCGTCGTTCTCCGTGGGAAGCTCACTTGAATCGGGCAGTATCGCTGCAATAGCCTCGTTTTCCACGAGTTTAAGTAATGGTACATGTGAATACGTGGGATGGAAGTTGTACTTCCCCAAAGAAGGTACAGTATAGGAGGAGcaaatgcatacattttgttTACCTATGTTAACCAACACTGTTGTTCATATGTTACAGATTATTCGTCCGGTTCCAAGACAGTTCATCATGTACGAGCGATGCAGAAACATTACAAGGACTTTGCTGACCTGTACGACCTTCCGCAGGTGAAGAAAAACTGTTGGTTTGAATTGAAACTAGATGCATGTGATAATGATGGTCACCTTCGTTCGCAATGGTCCACATTACGCCAAGACTTGACCGACAACCCCGAACACACGCTTGCTTGCATTGGGCTGGCAATGCACCACTCGTTGATGAACGAACAGTCGTGTGACAGTTTTCAAAACGATACAAATCTCTGCTTGCAAACCATCAGACCGCGGATAGTGGGATACGGGCCGGAGGTTTCGATCGGGTCGATAAAGGTAAGCAGCTTCGGTAAGTTGGTATCCGTGCGAGGTACAATTATACGTGCGGGTGCGTCACAAATCATGAACACTTGGTGCGCCTTTCGCTGTGCGCAGTGTGGTAATGAACAGGCAGTTCAGCAGAAGGATGGTATATACACCACACCTACATCGTGCCACAGAGGATGCAAAGCTCGCAGTCATTTCGTGCTAATGCAGATGTCAGTATTCACTCGCATGGAAGCATACCAAACCATTCGTCTGCAAGAAACGACACAAGGATCGCGGACCGTAGCGGGCAGTGCGGCCAAAAACATCGAAATAGAGCTAACGCACGAAATGGTGGACAGTGTGTGCCCGGGTGACGATGTCACCGTGACGGGTATATTGAAGGCACGGTCACAGGACCCGGATGGTACCGCAAAGGCGAGCCTGTACAAAGCTTATATGCAGGCGGTGTATGTGCGCAGCAACAAGAACGTGCTCTCGAACTGGAATCGGTTGGCAGAATTCACGGAGCTGGATATGGAAGCAATACGCACGATAAAATCGGAGCCTTCCCCATTCCGCTTGCTGGTACAATCGCTCTGTCCCTCCATTTACGGTCACGAGGTGGTTAAAGCGGGACTTTTACTAGGTTTGTTCGGTGGGCAAGCGAACACCTCTCGTACGAGAGCCGAGATTCACGTGCTAGTCGTTGGAGACCCGGGAATAGGCAAGAGTCAAATTTTGCAAAGCTGTGCCAACGTATCACCGCGGGGTATTTTCGTTTGCGGTACCAATTCTTCCAATGTCGGGCTTACGGTAACAGTACGGATGGAAAAGGGTGTCGGTGCATCGTTAGAAGCGGGTGCACTGGTACTGGCGGATCAGGGCGTCTGTTGTATCGATGAGTTCGACAAGATGTCCGGCCATCATGGATTACTGGAGGTAATGGAACAGCGTTCGGTAAGCGTCGCCAAAGCGGGCGTCATCTGTACGGTCCCAGCACGGACGACTGTTCTTGCCGCAGCCAATCCAGCCGGTGGGCACTACAACAAGGCAAAAACAGTTTCGGAAAACTTAAAACTACATCCTGCGTTACTTTCTCGGTTCGATTTGGTTTTCATCCTTCTGGATCgttcgaacgaacgaacagaCAATCTGCTCACTGCCCACATCCAAAAGGTTCACGGGCTGTCAAAACCTTCTACCTCGACACCTGCCGCTCATCCATTCTTTGAATCTTCGGGCAGCGGTTCTTCGCCCGATGAAGAGGCAGAGCCTCCGTTGGAAGAACGACTGAGGTTAGCGCCGGGAGAAAAGTTAGATCTGCTGCCCGCTGAACTAGTCCAAAAGTACATTGGTAAGTATTCTTGTAGCTAAAAAAAGTACAGCGTGATTTGTTGTGTTAggttgttacttttttttttcaaattttaggATACGCCCGGAAAAACGTTCAACCCAAACTAACGGCCAAAGCTGCGGAGGAATTGCGCGATTTCTTTGTCGAACTACGACGGGCACATAATGAGATGGACATGATTCCCGTCACTACTCGGCAGCTCGAAGGATTGATACGGTTAACACAGGCACGGGCAAAAATTGATCTATCACCCGAAGCAACGGTAGCTCATGTGCGTGATGTGTTGGCCATCTTGCGGCAAAGTATGCTGGATGTATTTAGTACCGATGAGGGCGATCTTCAGTTTACCCGCCTTACCAATGGCAGCGGTACTAGCAAGACATCATTGATAAGGAAATTTGCCCGCGTATTGGCATCACGATCGGCAGTGACCGGTTCGACGTTGTTTACGATGGCCGAGTTGAAGCAGGCAATGGTTGCAGGTGGCATTATGGCCAACAGTAACGAGCTGATCGACACGATGAACATTCAGGGATTTTTACTAAAGAAAGGACGCGATTGTTACAAATTCATAATCGATTGATGTCGATTTCCTGGAAAGATGGATGCCAAACGTGTTTCGTTATGGTTGTTAAAAACTCGAGTAAACTTTATTTATGTACAGTGTACTTCTTGCGCGTTTTGTCGATCATTTCATCAAACACTCCGATCTGAACGAATCGACTATTCCGTCAACTGGACATCAACTCTATTTCTTTGAAAAATCGTAATCTCCATTCCGGTTCTATCGGATTGTCTATTTactataaattttatttacacgtaGCGCTTTTCATCGATTCACTTGTTACTTTCCTGTGGCTTTTGATACACACTACGACACTTATCTATACAACCGGGAACTATGGCTACACGTAGAGGAAGGAGCGATGGAATCGCAAACGGTATCGGACGCCATTAAGGCCAACGTTCGATTGCTACATTCGTGGCATTTTATCTATATGATAGTAGTACGGGACGGGACGGATTAACAGTCTAGTATGTACAACGGGGAGATCGCTGGATGGACGACCCCGAATTGTTTAACCGTCGTGGTCTCACATCGATGGACAGCTTAATACATATAAAACCTTCCACACAGCACAGACGTGGGTCGTCCGCTTGAACACTGGAACATTGGCTTAGCGGTTACAATCCAGGCAGCAGCCTAACGGGGCTTTGGAAGGGTTGACCATCAAAGCGAGACACGTTCGAATCATAGATCTATGGTAAGAAATGCGTTAAATAGCTATAAATCTTCAACCACTGGATGGGTTGCGAACTTACTCATGGTTTCCTGTTGAATTTCCACCTTATAACTGGGATTGTCGTACGCGGCATCATTCTTCCTGGGTGGCGTTATGGTGGCACTCTGCACCCGACGCCTCGTTAGAATGAGCAGCAGTATTAAGGTGGACATCACGGCCAGTGCTGCAATGACGGCG
This region of Anopheles marshallii chromosome 2, idAnoMarsDA_429_01, whole genome shotgun sequence genomic DNA includes:
- the LOC128717835 gene encoding DNA helicase MCM8-like, yielding MDEKDVFGAPFGDCECNNTGVCTQHHNGSYSSQGSASWTLFHVIPNQNSQHALERIGWQLYFPKSDIRMSRTINQRVQYLERHYRECIRSYSPSEVERCGSFEFKIELARADLFLKNSWPSFENDLKEYPDCTIACIGLAMYRFVTKYRETVHWPPTTDCGLPKLYPRINFFGPEIPNGTIDVRYVGKLITIRGTITRISQQYVNATWRTYKCKNCTDTIVLSQFAKLWICSNCHMGGGIEFISTSVWNRSETQRNITVHRMPPSSGTSKALDVVVPDGIVNNLVPGADVTITGILKMVSATKTAGNIYLQTVCMCINSSNPCDRAVEKTFNANDLQVIREIQSESFPFKLLVQSICPNVKGMETVKAGLLLALFSTSCDTHVLLAGTESNISRQLLERSVSVSPKAVLINDSSQIHDLTLKRTQDGLVYVVAGPLVLTNFGLCGIPRIDKLDNLRALDKMLSDGVNDTTHDTAKNNLEVRFRTTLLATAFPDQGKFEVSKPFMDQFPIPRTFMERFALVFQTEDTLDPEDELVCFNGVRLHPEKPSTAKCSVEIPLVRQLKLKSGDHFDPLPIELMRKYIDYARHHCKPEFTEESTKLLESFFSQMFSMPQWLNISNGMKVAQIQNMVRARARIDLSAVITTKHVMDTIRIVSRSWYDKYDTDDRDPLVNLPSVRKPTKPATIRQFLDVLRSHSAESKTKFFTLKDLRMLFNEVGVPGVADEIVERLNMQGYLLKKSAGRYELLV
- the LOC128708686 gene encoding DNA helicase MCM8-like, coding for MAENPSASSSTQGRTNDPGPSNRRGGSSRGGRSGWRGKWRGGYRGYRHQSNVPRERPVGFALPSFSVGSSLESGSIAAIASFSTSLSNGTCEYVGWKLYFPKEDYSSGSKTVHHVRAMQKHYKDFADLYDLPQVKKNCWFELKLDACDNDGHLRSQWSTLRQDLTDNPEHTLACIGLAMHHSLMNEQSCDSFQNDTNLCLQTIRPRIVGYGPEVSIGSIKVSSFGKLVSVRGTIIRAGASQIMNTWCAFRCAQCGNEQAVQQKDGIYTTPTSCHRGCKARSHFVLMQMSVFTRMEAYQTIRLQETTQGSRTVAGSAAKNIEIELTHEMVDSVCPGDDVTVTGILKARSQDPDGTAKASLYKAYMQAVYVRSNKNVLSNWNRLAEFTELDMEAIRTIKSEPSPFRLLVQSLCPSIYGHEVVKAGLLLGLFGGQANTSRTRAEIHVLVVGDPGIGKSQILQSCANVSPRGIFVCGTNSSNVGLTVTVRMEKGVGASLEAGALVLADQGVCCIDEFDKMSGHHGLLEVMEQRSVSVAKAGVICTVPARTTVLAAANPAGGHYNKAKTVSENLKLHPALLSRFDLVFILLDRSNERTDNLLTAHIQKVHGLSKPSTSTPAAHPFFESSGSGSSPDEEAEPPLEERLRLAPGEKLDLLPAELVQKYIGYARKNVQPKLTAKAAEELRDFFVELRRAHNEMDMIPVTTRQLEGLIRLTQARAKIDLSPEATVAHVRDVLAILRQSMLDVFSTDEGDLQFTRLTNGSGTSKTSLIRKFARVLASRSAVTGSTLFTMAELKQAMVAGGIMANSNELIDTMNIQGFLLKKGRDCYKFIID